One region of Cellvibrio zantedeschiae genomic DNA includes:
- a CDS encoding GlsB/YeaQ/YmgE family stress response membrane protein, with translation MNFIVWIVVGGIIGWLASIVMKTNAQQGLFLNVVVGIIGAFLGGLFLAPLFGTGTINSDDFSLSGLLVSFLGAIILLAIVNLFRRRSAH, from the coding sequence ATGAACTTTATTGTCTGGATTGTCGTAGGGGGTATAATCGGTTGGCTCGCGAGCATAGTTATGAAAACCAATGCGCAGCAGGGCCTTTTTCTAAACGTTGTGGTTGGCATCATCGGTGCGTTTTTAGGTGGCCTGTTTTTAGCGCCATTGTTTGGCACGGGCACTATAAACAGCGATGACTTTAGCTTGTCCGGATTACTCGTTTCGTTTTTAGGCGCAATTATTCTTTTGGCTATTGTTAACCTATTTCGCCGTCGCTCCGCACATTAA